TCACCGGCGAGCGGCACTTCTTCCACTGAGCCGTGCGGCTGGCGGATGCCGCGGCATCCGCCCGCCGGCGACGGCGGTACCCTTGAGGTGAGCGGCGCTCAGAAGGCGCCCACCACCGTTCCGCCCACGAAGCGGATGAACAAGGAGAACGATCGATGACGATCACCCACGCCCCGGCCAAGCCCGCCGCCGAGGTCAGCGCAGCACTTCCCACCGAGGCTCCCGAGCACGAGCGGGTCCTCATCACCCGCGGCCCGCGTTCGGGCCTCACCATCGTCGTCGCCGTGCACTCGACGCGACTCGGCCAGGCGCTCGGCGGCGCCCGCCTCTGGCGCTACGGCCACTGGACCGACGCCCTCGCCGATGCCCTGCGGCTCTCGCAGGCGATGACCATGAAGAACTCCGCGGCCGGCCTCGCGCGCGGCGGCGGCAAGTCGGTCGTGTGCATCCCCGCCGGCGTCACGCTCGACGAGCGCACCACCCGCGACGCGATGCTCGACCTCGGCGACGCCGTCGAGTCGCTCGGCGGCGCCTACATGACCGCGGAGGACGTCGGCACCAGTGCCGAGCTCATGGCCGTCGTGCACGAGCGCACCGAGCACGTGTGCGGCCTCCCGCCCGAGCAGGGCGGTGTCGGCGAGCCCGCGGATGCCACCGCCGCCGGCGTGCACGCATCCATCCTCGCCACCCTCGACCACGTCTTCGGCTCGCCCGAGGTAGCCGGACGCCACTTCGTCGTCGCCGGTCTCGGCCAGGTCGGCGGTCGTCTCGCCCGCAGCCTCGCCGCCGCCGGTGCGCGCCTCACCGTGACGGATGTCGCGGAGTCCAAGCGCGCGCTCGCCGACGAGCTCGGCGACGCCGCCTGGGTCGAGCCCCACGAGGCGCACCTCGTCGAGGCCGACGTGTTCGTTCCCTGCGGGCTCGGCGGCGTGCTCACGCACGAGGTCGTGGAGTCGCTGCGAGTCCGCGCCGTGGTGGGCGCGGCCAACAACCAGCTCGCCTCGCGCGACGTCGCCGGCCTCCTCACCGAGCGCGGCATCGTGTGGGCGCCCGACTTCGTGGTGAACGCCGGCGGCGTCATCTACCTCGACGTCGCGAGCGAGCCCGGCGCCGACCAGGCCGCCCTCGACGCGCGGATCGCGGGCATCGGCGACACCGTGGCCTCCGTGCTGCGCTCGGCCGACGAGCACGGCACCACCACCCTCGCGGCTGCCGAGCGGCTCGCGCGGGCACGCCTCGACGCCGCGCGCTGAGGGGCCGGCACCGGCCGATAGGCTCGTGCCATGACGTCCCCCGCCGCCACGCCCACGCCCGCCCCTGCCCGGTACAGGCCGGCCCCGACGAGGGGCCGGCGGGTGCTGGCGGTGCTGGCCTCGTCGGGCGTGGTGGCGGTCGGGGCGATGTTCGTGGCGCTGTTCGCGCTGTTCATCGGCAACGGGCAGTCGCCCCAGGTGTTCGACCAGCTCTTCGGCCACTTCGCCTTGGCGGCGCTCATCGCGTGGGTGCTGCTCGCCGTGGCGAACGCCGTGGGCGCCACGCGGGCGTGGTTCCTCGCGCTCATCACCGGCTTCGCTTCCGGCGCGCTGGCCGCGCTCATCGCGACGACGTTCACCGCGACCGCGGCAGGCAATCCGTTCAGCGGGCCGCTCTTCCTCTTCGTGGTCGGCTCGCTCGTGAGCCTCAACCTGGTCTTCGTCCTCGCCGTGATCGCGGGCGAGGTCTTCCTCGCGCCGAAGGTCTACCTGGGCATCATGGGATACGCCCCGAGGCGCCCCGCCCGCCGGATGGCGCTCGTGCGCATCCCCGCGTCGAACCTCGACGAGGGCGAGCTGACCCACCGCGAGCGGCATCCGGTCGACAAGGCCCGCGCCGACGACCAGTGGGACAACTACTGCGCCGCGCTCGTCGCCGAGGGCTGGGAGACGCTCGAGGTCGACGCCGCCCCCGAGCTGGCCGACTCGGTGTTCGTCGAGGACACGGTGGTGCTCTTCGGCGACCTCGCGATCATCACGAGCCCAGGCGCCGAGTCGCGCCGGTCCGAGGTCGAGGCGGTCGAGCGCACGGTCGCCACGATTCCCGGCGTCACGGTGCGACGCATCGAGCTGCCCGGCACCCTCGACGGCGGCGACGTGCTGAAGGTTGAGTCCACCGTGTACGTCGGCGCGTCGACGCGCACGAACGCCGAGGGCATCCGCCAGCTCCGTGCCCTGCTCACCCCGCACGGCTACTCCGTGGTCGCGGTGCCCGTGACGAAGGCGCTCCACCTGAAGAGCACGATGACCGCGCTGCCCGACGGCACCATCATCGGCGACCCGGCGCTCGTGGACGTGCCGAGCCTCTTCCCGCGGTTCCTTCCGGTGCCCGAGCCCGAGGGCGTCGCCGTCGTCGAGCTGTCGCCCGAGTCGCTGCTCATGTCGTCGTCGGCCCCGAAGACCGCCGCGATGCTCGCCGGCCTGGGCTACCGGGTGGTGACCGTCGAGATCGACGAGTTCGAGAAGCTCGAGGCCGGCGTCACGTGCCTGTCGGTGCGGGTGCGGTAGTCGCCCGCACCCGGCCGTCGTGCAGCTCGAGCACGCGGTCGGCCCGGCGCACGAGCGCCGGGTCGTGGGTGGTCACCACGGCGGCCACGCCGCGTGCGTGCACGAGCTCGCCGATGAGGTCCATGACGGTGGCCGCCGTGCCGCTGTCGAGCTGGCCGGTGGGCTCGTCGGCGAGCAGCAGCTGCGGGCGTGCCGCGAGGGCGCGGGCGATCCCGACGCGCTGCTGCTGACCGCCCGAGAGCTCGTAGGGCCGCTGCGCCGCGTGGCCGGCGAGTCCCACGAGCTCGAGCGACTCCGCCACCCGCGCGTTCCGCTCGGCGGCGGCCATCCGCTGCAGGCGCAGCGGCACCTCGACGTTCTCGGCGGCGGACAGCACCGGAATGAGCCCGAACGACTGGAACACGTAGCCGAGCCGATCCCGGCGTACGGCCGCGAGCTCGTCCTCGCCCAGCGCCGACAGCTCGTCGTCGCCGAGGAGCACGCGCCCGCTCGTCGGCCGGTCGAGGCCGCCGAGCAGGTTGAGCAGCGTCGTCTTGCCGGCTCCCGACGGCCCGGTCACCACGAGCAGTTCCCCGGGGCGCACCTCGAGCGACACGTCCTGCACGGCGTGCACCGCCTCGCCGCGGGTCTCGAACACACGGCTCACCGCCTCGGCGCGAAGCGTCGTCATGCGTCCTCCTCCTGGCCCGATGCCGCGTGCCGGCCGCTTCCCGTGGGTCGGTCCGAGGCGCCGGGGTCGCCGGACGGCGTGGGTTCCTCGCCGACCCGTCGCGGCGCGGCATCCGCCCCCTCGTGGCCCGGCCAGACCCCGACGTGGTCGGGCTCGAGGGCGAGGCGCACCCGCTCGCGCAGGTCGAGGCGCTGCACGAACTCGTGGGGGAGCTGGAGCCGGCCCACGCGGTCGAGCACCGCGAACTCCTCGGCGACGTGCTGCTCGGCACCGTGCTCGTCGAGGCGCGTGGAACGCAGCACCTCGGTCGACGTGCGGCCGTCGCGGATCTGCACGGTGCGCCGGACGTGGTCGGACACGGTCGGGTCGTGCGTCACGATGAGGGTGGTCACGCCGAGCTCGTCGTTCACGCCGCGCATCGCGTCGAGCACGGCGGCGGACGTGGCCTCGTCGAGCTCGCCGGTCGGCTCGTCGGCGAGCAGCACGAGCGGGGCGTTCGCGAGGGCCACGGCGATCGCGACGCGCTGCTGCTGGCCGCCCGACAACTCGCCCGGCCGGCGGTCGCGCGCCTCGCCGACGCCCGTCAGCTCCAAGAGCTCGTCGACGCGACGCGCCCGCTCGGCGCCCCGGTGCGTGCGGGCGACGTTCATCGCCAGGGCCACGTTCTCGCCGGCGGTGAGGTAGGGAAGCAGGTTGCGCGAGGTCTGCTGCCAGACGAAGCCGACGGTGCGGCGTTGATAGGCCACCCGCTCGCGCGACCGCATCGAGAGCAGGTCGTGCCCGGCGACGCGGGCGACACCGGCCGTGGCGGTGTCGAGGCCGGAGAGGATCGTGAGCAGCGTCGACTTGCCCGAACCCGAGGCGCCGACGACGGCGACCATCTCGCCGGCGCCCACGCGCAGGTTGAGTCCCTGCAGGGCCTGCACCTCGACGCCGTCGGCGGTGAAGATGCGCACGAGGTCGGTGCACAGGATGTGCGGCTCGGCGAGCTGGTCGGCCATGGGGAACATCATTCCTCCTCCTTGCGCATCGCGCGCGCCGCGTTCACGCGACCGTCGACACCGGATGCCGCGGCGGCGGCGACCGCGGTGACGAGCACCGAGCCGGCGAGCACGGCCGTGATGAGCCATGGGTCGTACACCACCGCGGGTTGGGCGTCGCCGCCCGTGAACGCGCGCAGGTCGACGCCCTGCAGCACCACGAACGGCAGCACGGCGCCGAGCGCCGCGCCCACCACCACGGCGACGACCGCCACCGGCCCGATCTCCCAGGCGACGAGCGCCCGTTCGCCCCGCCGTCCGAGGCCGAGCGTGGACAGCAGCGGCAGCAGTCGTTCGCGCGAGGGGCGGCCCACGACGAGCGTGAGCACGATCGCGAGCACCGTGAGCAGGCTCGAGAGGGCGATGGCGCCGACGAGTGCGGTCACCAGTCCCCGGGTCGTGGACTGCCCGCCGAGCTGGGCGGCGAGATCGGTCGCGGTGACCGTCGTGGCGCCGTCACCCGCGATCGTCGCGAGGGCCGCGGTCGTCTCGGCGGCATCCCCGCCCGCGGCGAACCGCACGAGCACGGCGCGCGGCACCAGCGTGTCGGTGAACGGCTCGGCGTTCGCACGATCGATCAGCACCCAGTTCGACCGCGGTGAGTACGCGGTGGCGCCATCGACCACGGCGAGGGCGTGGAACGGCTCGCCGTCGAGTTCGACGTCGTCGGCCGCGCCGATGACCTGGTCGACGACGCCCGAGACGAGCACGGGGACGCCGTCATCGCCGGGCGGGGTGGCGAGCGCCTCGGGCAGCGGCGTGGCATCCGGTCGCCCGGCCTGCACGCGGCGCATCTCGGCGGTGTCGACCACGATGAGGGTGGTGGTGCGCTGCCGCCCGTCGATGATGAGGTCGGAGCCGCGTGTCGAGTACACGGGGGCGATCGCCTCGACCCCCGGCACCGCGCGGAACTCGTCGAGCTGAGCCCGCGTGAACGGGAGGCCCGACACCGCGGCATCCGCACCCACCCGCGCCGCGGCGGCGTCGTCGATCCCGGCGCGCACCGTGCCGAGCAGCACCGAGGAGAACACCGCCACCGACACCCCGACGACGACGGCGAGCACGGGCACGAGCCCGGCACTGGGGTCGCGCAGTGCGCGCGCCGACCCGAGGAACGGGACGAGGCCGGGCCGCGCGGCCATCGACCGCACGAGCCCGGCGAGGGGGATCGGGTAGAGGCGCAGCGCCACGAGGCACGCGACGAGCGAGAGCAGCAGCGGCACGGCGGCGAGCAGCGGATCGACGCCCGCCTGGGCCGCCGAGGTCGCCAATCCGCGGCGCATGAGCAGCACGACCGCGGCGACGGCGACGAGCAGCACGAGCAGCTCGGCGATCCAGCGGAACCGTCCCGGAGCGCTGCCGCCCAGGTCGGCGCGCGCGCGACGGAGCGGGCTCAGGCCCGGCGCCGAGGCCACCAGCAGCAGGGCAGGCGTCACGGCGAAGACCGCCGCGAGCAGCCATCCGCCGTATCCGGCGTCGGCGGCGACCGCGAGGGTGCCGAGCAGCCCGCCGACGACGGCCGCGGGGATCCCGATCGCGAGGCCTTCGATCGCGAGGATGCCGCGGAGCTGGCCGATCGAGGCACCGCGAGCCGCCGCCAGTTCGAGCCCCGCCCGCCTGCGCTCGAACACCACGCGCGCACCGAGGACGAGCACCGCGACCATGACGCCGATGGGTCCCGACGCGA
This DNA window, taken from Agromyces sp. 3263, encodes the following:
- a CDS encoding Glu/Leu/Phe/Val dehydrogenase dimerization domain-containing protein, whose amino-acid sequence is MTITHAPAKPAAEVSAALPTEAPEHERVLITRGPRSGLTIVVAVHSTRLGQALGGARLWRYGHWTDALADALRLSQAMTMKNSAAGLARGGGKSVVCIPAGVTLDERTTRDAMLDLGDAVESLGGAYMTAEDVGTSAELMAVVHERTEHVCGLPPEQGGVGEPADATAAGVHASILATLDHVFGSPEVAGRHFVVAGLGQVGGRLARSLAAAGARLTVTDVAESKRALADELGDAAWVEPHEAHLVEADVFVPCGLGGVLTHEVVESLRVRAVVGAANNQLASRDVAGLLTERGIVWAPDFVVNAGGVIYLDVASEPGADQAALDARIAGIGDTVASVLRSADEHGTTTLAAAERLARARLDAAR
- the ddaH gene encoding dimethylargininase yields the protein MTSPAATPTPAPARYRPAPTRGRRVLAVLASSGVVAVGAMFVALFALFIGNGQSPQVFDQLFGHFALAALIAWVLLAVANAVGATRAWFLALITGFASGALAALIATTFTATAAGNPFSGPLFLFVVGSLVSLNLVFVLAVIAGEVFLAPKVYLGIMGYAPRRPARRMALVRIPASNLDEGELTHRERHPVDKARADDQWDNYCAALVAEGWETLEVDAAPELADSVFVEDTVVLFGDLAIITSPGAESRRSEVEAVERTVATIPGVTVRRIELPGTLDGGDVLKVESTVYVGASTRTNAEGIRQLRALLTPHGYSVVAVPVTKALHLKSTMTALPDGTIIGDPALVDVPSLFPRFLPVPEPEGVAVVELSPESLLMSSSAPKTAAMLAGLGYRVVTVEIDEFEKLEAGVTCLSVRVR
- a CDS encoding ABC transporter ATP-binding protein; the encoded protein is MTTLRAEAVSRVFETRGEAVHAVQDVSLEVRPGELLVVTGPSGAGKTTLLNLLGGLDRPTSGRVLLGDDELSALGEDELAAVRRDRLGYVFQSFGLIPVLSAAENVEVPLRLQRMAAAERNARVAESLELVGLAGHAAQRPYELSGGQQQRVGIARALAARPQLLLADEPTGQLDSGTAATVMDLIGELVHARGVAAVVTTHDPALVRRADRVLELHDGRVRATTAPAPTGT
- a CDS encoding ABC transporter ATP-binding protein, whose protein sequence is MMFPMADQLAEPHILCTDLVRIFTADGVEVQALQGLNLRVGAGEMVAVVGASGSGKSTLLTILSGLDTATAGVARVAGHDLLSMRSRERVAYQRRTVGFVWQQTSRNLLPYLTAGENVALAMNVARTHRGAERARRVDELLELTGVGEARDRRPGELSGGQQQRVAIAVALANAPLVLLADEPTGELDEATSAAVLDAMRGVNDELGVTTLIVTHDPTVSDHVRRTVQIRDGRTSTEVLRSTRLDEHGAEQHVAEEFAVLDRVGRLQLPHEFVQRLDLRERVRLALEPDHVGVWPGHEGADAAPRRVGEEPTPSGDPGASDRPTGSGRHAASGQEEDA
- a CDS encoding FtsX-like permease family protein, whose product is MSARSHLSTPGLLRRQFLAGPGASIALALLVLVGALLATAVPRAVAALHTAQLAELLDGVPANGLDLTAETRAHPDVGASSGGTSLDGDVDAVWGRQEEALVGIRRALPQPLRGITGEPLTVLTAGPLRAMVPDASPSSPVYRILPGFDPRLREHVELTSGAWPAPIPGDGLDGVTAVDLVLVDAVAERMDWALGEERFIGIGSINQPVRLSGTVAPIDAADGVWTHLPTTLEPGVVDNGLAPPQITGTAFMDAGSWPAFADVNVPSTMQAWFPVRTERISAPESAQLQAQLGEFSSDVRVIGSGEYRGWVPTVGEVSFLSGLGASLGEAAATAAAGDAVLATIASGPIGVMVAVLVLGARVVFERRRAGLELAAARGASIGQLRGILAIEGLAIGIPAAVVGGLLGTLAVAADAGYGGWLLAAVFAVTPALLLVASAPGLSPLRRARADLGGSAPGRFRWIAELLVLLVAVAAVVLLMRRGLATSAAQAGVDPLLAAVPLLLSLVACLVALRLYPIPLAGLVRSMAARPGLVPFLGSARALRDPSAGLVPVLAVVVGVSVAVFSSVLLGTVRAGIDDAAAARVGADAAVSGLPFTRAQLDEFRAVPGVEAIAPVYSTRGSDLIIDGRQRTTTLIVVDTAEMRRVQAGRPDATPLPEALATPPGDDGVPVLVSGVVDQVIGAADDVELDGEPFHALAVVDGATAYSPRSNWVLIDRANAEPFTDTLVPRAVLVRFAAGGDAAETTAALATIAGDGATTVTATDLAAQLGGQSTTRGLVTALVGAIALSSLLTVLAIVLTLVVGRPSRERLLPLLSTLGLGRRGERALVAWEIGPVAVVAVVVGAALGAVLPFVVLQGVDLRAFTGGDAQPAVVYDPWLITAVLAGSVLVTAVAAAAASGVDGRVNAARAMRKEEE